A window of the Arachis duranensis cultivar V14167 chromosome 5, aradu.V14167.gnm2.J7QH, whole genome shotgun sequence genome harbors these coding sequences:
- the LOC107488852 gene encoding WAT1-related protein At5g40240 isoform X3: MVNKNVFPFVGMVMVVMSQSGGMVINKAAMSDGMNKYVMLLYSYVISTFLLLPFPILHYFSRSDERTTTLTFSSLWSFFLLGLIGCSGQILSYVGIELSSPTLASAMLNLIPAFTFLLALIFRMEEACWRDLRTQAKVLGTAVSIGGAFVVIFFKGPAILNNTQSTTLSLQFSQQVNWILGGFFCACDSFLGALWYIYQSLFSTLECALFALFAVRDAEAWLLKLHTGWLAMLYQGIGANVIRFILLTWCVRRAGPLFCSMFKPVGIIFTVFMGAIFLGDHFYLGSLVGAVIIVAGFYVVMWGKAAQEDKIDIHYLESASCNNNVPLLQKNTA; encoded by the exons atggTGAACAAAAATGTGTTCCCATTTGTGGGAATGGTGATGGTTGTTATGTCACAGAGTGGGGGAATGGTGATAAACAAAGCCGCTATGAGTGATGGAATGAATAAGTATGTCATGCTTCTCTATTCTTACGTCATCTCCAccttcctcctcctcccctTTCCAATCCTTCACTACTTCAG CAGATCTGATGAACGTACTACTACGCTCACGTTCTCCTCACTatggagcttctttttgcttGGTTTGATCGG ATGCTCAGGGCAGATATTGAGTTACGTTGGCATAGAACTTAGCTCACCGACTCTTGCTTCCGCCATGCTTAACCTCATACCTGCTTTCACTTTTCTACTAGCTCTTATTTTCAG GATGGAAGAAGCATGTTGGAGAGATTTGAGGACTCAAGCTAAAGTGTTAGGCACTGCAGTGTCAATTGGAGGAGCATTTGTTGTGATATTTTTCAAGGGTCCAGCAATCTTGAATAATACACAGTCCACCACACTCTCACTTCAATTTTCACAGCAAGTGAATTGGATCTTAGGAGGATTCTTCTGTGCTTGTGATTCTTTCTTAGGTGCCCTTTGGTATATTTATCAG AGCTTATTTTCAACGTTGGAGTGTGCATTATTTGCGTTGTTTGCGGTTAGAGATGCAGAGGCATGGTTGCTCAAGCTTCATACAGGTTGGCTTGCCATGCTATATCAG GGAATAGGCGCAAACGTGATACGGTTCATCTTATTGACATGGTGCGTGAGACGAGCAGGGCCTCTGTTTTGCTCCATGTTTAAGCCAGTGGGAATCATCTTCACTGTTTTCATGGGTGCAATCTTCTTGGGGGATCATTTTTACCTTGGAAG TTTGGTTGGTGCGGTTATAATTGTAGCAGGGTTTTATGTTGTGATGTGGGGAAAGGCTGCTCAAGAGGACAAGATTGACATTCATTACTTGGAATCAGCATCTTGTAATAATAATGTTCCCCTCTTGCAAAAAAACACCGCGTAG
- the LOC107488852 gene encoding WAT1-related protein At5g40240 isoform X1 encodes MVNKNVFPFVGMVMVVMSQSGGMVINKAAMSDGMNKYVMLLYSYVISTFLLLPFPILHYFSRSDERTTTLTFSSLWSFFLLGLIGCSGQILSYVGIELSSPTLASAMLNLIPAFTFLLALIFRMEEACWRDLRTQAKVLGTAVSIGGAFVVIFFKGPAILNNTQSTTLSLQFSQQVNWILGGFFCACDSFLGALWYIYQTSIATKCPELMVMVFFQSLFSTLECALFALFAVRDAEAWLLKLHTGWLAMLYQGIGANVIRFILLTWCVRRAGPLFCSMFKPVGIIFTVFMGAIFLGDHFYLGSLVGAVIIVAGFYVVMWGKAAQEDKIDIHYLESASCNNNVPLLQKNTA; translated from the exons atggTGAACAAAAATGTGTTCCCATTTGTGGGAATGGTGATGGTTGTTATGTCACAGAGTGGGGGAATGGTGATAAACAAAGCCGCTATGAGTGATGGAATGAATAAGTATGTCATGCTTCTCTATTCTTACGTCATCTCCAccttcctcctcctcccctTTCCAATCCTTCACTACTTCAG CAGATCTGATGAACGTACTACTACGCTCACGTTCTCCTCACTatggagcttctttttgcttGGTTTGATCGG ATGCTCAGGGCAGATATTGAGTTACGTTGGCATAGAACTTAGCTCACCGACTCTTGCTTCCGCCATGCTTAACCTCATACCTGCTTTCACTTTTCTACTAGCTCTTATTTTCAG GATGGAAGAAGCATGTTGGAGAGATTTGAGGACTCAAGCTAAAGTGTTAGGCACTGCAGTGTCAATTGGAGGAGCATTTGTTGTGATATTTTTCAAGGGTCCAGCAATCTTGAATAATACACAGTCCACCACACTCTCACTTCAATTTTCACAGCAAGTGAATTGGATCTTAGGAGGATTCTTCTGTGCTTGTGATTCTTTCTTAGGTGCCCTTTGGTATATTTATCAG ACTTCAATTGCAACGAAATGCCCTGAATTAATGGTGATGGTGTTCTTCCAGAGCTTATTTTCAACGTTGGAGTGTGCATTATTTGCGTTGTTTGCGGTTAGAGATGCAGAGGCATGGTTGCTCAAGCTTCATACAGGTTGGCTTGCCATGCTATATCAG GGAATAGGCGCAAACGTGATACGGTTCATCTTATTGACATGGTGCGTGAGACGAGCAGGGCCTCTGTTTTGCTCCATGTTTAAGCCAGTGGGAATCATCTTCACTGTTTTCATGGGTGCAATCTTCTTGGGGGATCATTTTTACCTTGGAAG TTTGGTTGGTGCGGTTATAATTGTAGCAGGGTTTTATGTTGTGATGTGGGGAAAGGCTGCTCAAGAGGACAAGATTGACATTCATTACTTGGAATCAGCATCTTGTAATAATAATGTTCCCCTCTTGCAAAAAAACACCGCGTAG
- the LOC107488852 gene encoding WAT1-related protein At3g28050 isoform X4 produces the protein MVNKNVFPFVGMVMVVMSQSGGMVINKAAMSDGMNKSDERTTTLTFSSLWSFFLLGLIGCSGQILSYVGIELSSPTLASAMLNLIPAFTFLLALIFRMEEACWRDLRTQAKVLGTAVSIGGAFVVIFFKGPAILNNTQSTTLSLQFSQQVNWILGGFFCACDSFLGALWYIYQTSIATKCPELMVMVFFQSLFSTLECALFALFAVRDAEAWLLKLHTGWLAMLYQGIGANVIRFILLTWCVRRAGPLFCSMFKPVGIIFTVFMGAIFLGDHFYLGSLVGAVIIVAGFYVVMWGKAAQEDKIDIHYLESASCNNNVPLLQKNTA, from the exons atggTGAACAAAAATGTGTTCCCATTTGTGGGAATGGTGATGGTTGTTATGTCACAGAGTGGGGGAATGGTGATAAACAAAGCCGCTATGAGTGATGGAATGAATAA ATCTGATGAACGTACTACTACGCTCACGTTCTCCTCACTatggagcttctttttgcttGGTTTGATCGG ATGCTCAGGGCAGATATTGAGTTACGTTGGCATAGAACTTAGCTCACCGACTCTTGCTTCCGCCATGCTTAACCTCATACCTGCTTTCACTTTTCTACTAGCTCTTATTTTCAG GATGGAAGAAGCATGTTGGAGAGATTTGAGGACTCAAGCTAAAGTGTTAGGCACTGCAGTGTCAATTGGAGGAGCATTTGTTGTGATATTTTTCAAGGGTCCAGCAATCTTGAATAATACACAGTCCACCACACTCTCACTTCAATTTTCACAGCAAGTGAATTGGATCTTAGGAGGATTCTTCTGTGCTTGTGATTCTTTCTTAGGTGCCCTTTGGTATATTTATCAG ACTTCAATTGCAACGAAATGCCCTGAATTAATGGTGATGGTGTTCTTCCAGAGCTTATTTTCAACGTTGGAGTGTGCATTATTTGCGTTGTTTGCGGTTAGAGATGCAGAGGCATGGTTGCTCAAGCTTCATACAGGTTGGCTTGCCATGCTATATCAG GGAATAGGCGCAAACGTGATACGGTTCATCTTATTGACATGGTGCGTGAGACGAGCAGGGCCTCTGTTTTGCTCCATGTTTAAGCCAGTGGGAATCATCTTCACTGTTTTCATGGGTGCAATCTTCTTGGGGGATCATTTTTACCTTGGAAG TTTGGTTGGTGCGGTTATAATTGTAGCAGGGTTTTATGTTGTGATGTGGGGAAAGGCTGCTCAAGAGGACAAGATTGACATTCATTACTTGGAATCAGCATCTTGTAATAATAATGTTCCCCTCTTGCAAAAAAACACCGCGTAG
- the LOC107488852 gene encoding WAT1-related protein At5g40240 isoform X2, with protein sequence MVNKNVFPFVGMVMVVMSQSGGMVINKAAMSDGMNKYVMLLYSYVISTFLLLPFPILHYFRSDERTTTLTFSSLWSFFLLGLIGCSGQILSYVGIELSSPTLASAMLNLIPAFTFLLALIFRMEEACWRDLRTQAKVLGTAVSIGGAFVVIFFKGPAILNNTQSTTLSLQFSQQVNWILGGFFCACDSFLGALWYIYQTSIATKCPELMVMVFFQSLFSTLECALFALFAVRDAEAWLLKLHTGWLAMLYQGIGANVIRFILLTWCVRRAGPLFCSMFKPVGIIFTVFMGAIFLGDHFYLGSLVGAVIIVAGFYVVMWGKAAQEDKIDIHYLESASCNNNVPLLQKNTA encoded by the exons atggTGAACAAAAATGTGTTCCCATTTGTGGGAATGGTGATGGTTGTTATGTCACAGAGTGGGGGAATGGTGATAAACAAAGCCGCTATGAGTGATGGAATGAATAAGTATGTCATGCTTCTCTATTCTTACGTCATCTCCAccttcctcctcctcccctTTCCAATCCTTCACTACTTCAG ATCTGATGAACGTACTACTACGCTCACGTTCTCCTCACTatggagcttctttttgcttGGTTTGATCGG ATGCTCAGGGCAGATATTGAGTTACGTTGGCATAGAACTTAGCTCACCGACTCTTGCTTCCGCCATGCTTAACCTCATACCTGCTTTCACTTTTCTACTAGCTCTTATTTTCAG GATGGAAGAAGCATGTTGGAGAGATTTGAGGACTCAAGCTAAAGTGTTAGGCACTGCAGTGTCAATTGGAGGAGCATTTGTTGTGATATTTTTCAAGGGTCCAGCAATCTTGAATAATACACAGTCCACCACACTCTCACTTCAATTTTCACAGCAAGTGAATTGGATCTTAGGAGGATTCTTCTGTGCTTGTGATTCTTTCTTAGGTGCCCTTTGGTATATTTATCAG ACTTCAATTGCAACGAAATGCCCTGAATTAATGGTGATGGTGTTCTTCCAGAGCTTATTTTCAACGTTGGAGTGTGCATTATTTGCGTTGTTTGCGGTTAGAGATGCAGAGGCATGGTTGCTCAAGCTTCATACAGGTTGGCTTGCCATGCTATATCAG GGAATAGGCGCAAACGTGATACGGTTCATCTTATTGACATGGTGCGTGAGACGAGCAGGGCCTCTGTTTTGCTCCATGTTTAAGCCAGTGGGAATCATCTTCACTGTTTTCATGGGTGCAATCTTCTTGGGGGATCATTTTTACCTTGGAAG TTTGGTTGGTGCGGTTATAATTGTAGCAGGGTTTTATGTTGTGATGTGGGGAAAGGCTGCTCAAGAGGACAAGATTGACATTCATTACTTGGAATCAGCATCTTGTAATAATAATGTTCCCCTCTTGCAAAAAAACACCGCGTAG
- the LOC110281497 gene encoding uncharacterized protein LOC110281497, with the protein MEFVWKDGQWNLHDIFSIIPEDVKQRLNAYNPDLNAGESSGWSWGMASSRLYSARSGYSSLAKRKFDWNEHDNWLWLYLAPVIGVRIVLNPFFIVFGSALVPRRGARSGDAFLFFSTIWWIWRSRNHDLFNIDDSWSASKVVSLIRSSVREFHTIFAMHQSLSPPSLCLHWVPPPVHSVKLNCDASWFAPSGYTGFGCIIRNPDGCWLKGCTGKVKVCSVLFAELYAIWRDLLLAWESGFREVICETDCLEALFLVNQRMLSKDILEWDLAKHIQEVMNWNWRVSILLIQMTANIVLQIVWLKQLLLSRTFTRIGANHGVSFNI; encoded by the exons ATGGAATTCGTTTGGAAAGATGGTCAATGGAATCTCCATGATATTTTCTCTATCATTCCAGAAGATGTCAAACAGCGTTTGAATGCTTATAATCCGGATTTGAATGCTGGAGAGAGTTCGGGTTGGTCGTGGGGTATGGCATCTTCTAGACTCTACTCAGCTAGGAGTGGGTACAGTTCGCTAGCCAAAAGAAAGTTTGACTGGAATGAGCATGATAATTGGTTGTGG CTTTATCTAGCACCTGTCATCGGTGTCAGAATAGTTTTGAATCCATTCTTCATTGTCTTCGGGAGTGCCCTAGTGCCAAGGAG AGGTGCAAGGAGTGGagatgcttttcttttcttttcgacTATCTGGTGGATTTGGAGAAGCAGAAATCATGACTTATTTAATATAGATGATTCATGGAGTGCTAGTAAAGTGGTGAGTTTGATTCGTAGTTCAGTAAGGGAGTTTCACACTATTTTTGCTATGCATCAATCTCTGTCTCCTCCTTCACTTTGTTTGCATTGGGTTCCACCTCCAGTTCATTCtgttaaattgaattgtgatgctagttggTTTGCTCCTTCTGGCTATACTGGTTTTGGTTGTATTATTCGCAATCCTGATGGATGTTGGTTGAAAGGTTGCACTGGAAAAGTCAAAGTGTGCAGTGTTCTTTTTGCTGAATTGTATGCAATTTGGAGAGATTTACttcttgcttgggagagtggatTTCGTGAGGTTATTTGTGAAACAGATTGTTTAGAAGCTCTTTTCTTGGTAAACCAAAGAATGCTTAGTAAGGATATTCTGGAATGGGATTTGGCAAAGCATATTCAGGAGGTTATGAATTGGAATTGGAGAGTCTCTATTCTTTTAATTCAGATGACTGCAAATATAGTGTTGCAGATTGTATGGCTAAAGCAGCTGCTTCTGTCGCGGACATTCACTCGAATTGGAGCCAACCATGGAGTGAGCTTCAACATCTAA